One Paenarthrobacter aurescens TC1 DNA window includes the following coding sequences:
- the guaA gene encoding GMP synthase (Glutamine amidotransferase) (identified by match to protein family HMM PF00117; match to protein family HMM PF00958; match to protein family HMM PF01171; match to protein family HMM TIGR00884; match to protein family HMM TIGR00888), producing the protein MTTPTAPQTSQKPVLVVDYGAQYAQLIARRVREANVYSEIVPHTFTTEQLLAKNPAAIILSGGPSSVYAEGAPSVGADLFEAGVPVFGICYGFQAMANALGGKVAQTGLREYGATEALVVGDARSILDGVPSSQNTWMSHGDSVHEAPEGFEVLASTAGAPVAAFANDEKRLYGVQWHPEVKHSVHGQHVLENFLFKGAGLSPNWTTGNILEEQVDRIRQQIGDSKVICGLSGGVDSAVAAALVQRAVGDQLTCVFVDHGLLREGEAEQVERDFVAATGVNLYVANEQERFQSALAGVSDPETKRKIIGREFIRAFEEAERAIIAQAAAEGEKIKFLVQGTLYPDVVESGGGEGAANIKSHHNVGGLPEDLQFELVEPLRALFKDEVRAVGAQLGLPQEIVGRQPFPGPGLGIRIVGEVTKERLDLLRKADAIARAELTAAGLDNDVWQMPVVLLADVRSVGVQGDGRTYGHPIVLRPVSSEDAMTADWSRLPYDLLARISNRITNEVDGVNRVVLDVTSKPPGTIEWE; encoded by the coding sequence GTGACTACTCCCACCGCACCCCAAACTTCCCAGAAGCCGGTGCTGGTTGTTGACTACGGTGCCCAGTACGCGCAGCTGATTGCCCGCCGCGTCCGCGAAGCGAATGTGTATTCGGAAATCGTTCCGCATACCTTCACCACCGAGCAGCTTCTGGCCAAGAACCCGGCAGCCATCATTCTCTCCGGAGGGCCCTCCAGCGTCTACGCCGAGGGCGCTCCGAGCGTCGGCGCAGATCTTTTCGAAGCCGGGGTGCCCGTTTTCGGCATCTGCTACGGCTTCCAGGCCATGGCAAATGCCTTGGGTGGCAAGGTGGCCCAGACGGGTCTCCGGGAGTACGGCGCAACCGAAGCACTGGTTGTAGGCGACGCCCGCTCCATTCTGGATGGCGTTCCCTCTTCCCAGAACACCTGGATGAGCCATGGCGACTCCGTTCACGAAGCCCCTGAGGGCTTCGAGGTGCTTGCCTCCACAGCTGGTGCACCGGTGGCTGCTTTCGCCAATGACGAGAAGCGCCTCTACGGTGTGCAGTGGCACCCCGAGGTCAAGCACTCCGTACACGGCCAACACGTCCTGGAGAACTTCCTGTTCAAGGGTGCGGGCCTGAGCCCCAACTGGACCACCGGCAACATCCTCGAAGAGCAGGTGGACCGTATCCGCCAGCAGATCGGCGACTCCAAGGTCATCTGCGGTCTCTCCGGTGGTGTCGACTCCGCAGTGGCCGCCGCTCTCGTCCAGCGCGCCGTCGGCGACCAGTTGACCTGTGTCTTCGTGGACCACGGCCTCCTGCGTGAAGGCGAAGCCGAGCAGGTTGAGCGCGACTTTGTGGCAGCCACGGGTGTCAACCTGTACGTTGCCAACGAGCAGGAACGTTTCCAGTCCGCATTGGCCGGTGTCAGCGATCCCGAGACCAAGCGCAAGATCATTGGCCGGGAATTCATTCGCGCCTTCGAAGAAGCGGAACGGGCCATCATCGCCCAGGCCGCTGCCGAGGGTGAAAAGATCAAGTTCCTTGTCCAAGGCACGCTGTACCCGGACGTCGTCGAGTCCGGCGGCGGCGAGGGCGCTGCAAACATCAAGAGCCACCACAATGTGGGCGGGCTCCCGGAAGACCTGCAGTTCGAGCTCGTTGAGCCGCTGAGGGCACTGTTCAAGGACGAAGTTCGTGCTGTTGGTGCCCAACTCGGCCTCCCGCAGGAAATCGTTGGCCGCCAGCCATTCCCCGGCCCCGGCTTGGGAATCCGCATTGTGGGTGAAGTGACCAAGGAGCGCCTGGACCTGCTGCGCAAGGCCGATGCCATCGCCCGCGCCGAGCTGACAGCTGCCGGTCTGGACAATGACGTATGGCAGATGCCGGTAGTCCTTCTGGCTGATGTCCGCAGCGTAGGTGTTCAGGGCGACGGTCGGACCTATGGTCACCCGATCGTGCTGCGTCCGGTCTCCTCCGAGGACGCCATGACAGCAGACTGGTCGCGGTTGCCGTATGACCTGCTTGCCCGGATCTCCAACAGGATCACCAATGAGGTGGACGGAGTTAACCGCGTGGTACTGGACGTCACCAGCAAGCCCCCGGGAACCATCGAGTGGGAATAG
- a CDS encoding putative integral membrane protein, which produces MIEPKPAIQPEQSGPKPKKRRFGGTEAQIRSALKFYKVMAYLTGAMLLLLCAELIARYGFGVSLFAGGTNAVTGQPFGFGFAESEPKGVIGGFNISTSILIVHGWMYVVYLVSNFRLWSLMRWPFSKMILLALGGVIPLLSFIVEKKFHAQVEAELAANPQASKRY; this is translated from the coding sequence ATGATTGAGCCAAAACCGGCTATCCAGCCCGAACAGTCCGGACCCAAGCCCAAGAAGCGGCGCTTCGGCGGGACGGAAGCGCAAATTCGTTCGGCGTTGAAGTTCTACAAAGTCATGGCGTACCTCACGGGTGCCATGCTTCTCCTGCTGTGCGCTGAATTGATCGCCCGCTACGGCTTTGGCGTCTCGCTCTTCGCCGGCGGCACGAACGCAGTTACGGGCCAGCCGTTTGGCTTCGGCTTTGCTGAGTCCGAACCCAAGGGCGTCATTGGCGGCTTCAACATCTCTACCTCGATTCTGATTGTGCACGGTTGGATGTACGTGGTTTACCTGGTCTCCAACTTCCGCTTGTGGTCGCTCATGCGCTGGCCGTTCTCCAAAATGATCCTTTTGGCCCTGGGTGGAGTCATCCCGTTGCTGTCCTTCATCGTGGAGAAGAAATTCCACGCGCAGGTGGAAGCGGAACTCGCAGCCAATCCGCAGGCGTCCAAGCGTTACTAG
- a CDS encoding PTS system, IIA component (identified by match to protein family HMM PF00359) encodes MAEPLDRYDAELTTPDTVILELVAQDKIDAAAQLAERLHAAGRISNLQGFLEQVHSREHQLATGLPGGIGLPHARSEFVDRISIAVGVTKFGHALDFGATDGPATLVLLIATPASSFSDHLEVLATLARSLSKESFRESLRRAHDPEVISELINSSLVFFDH; translated from the coding sequence TTGGCTGAACCACTTGACCGGTACGACGCGGAACTAACCACCCCGGATACGGTCATCCTTGAACTTGTTGCCCAGGACAAGATCGATGCCGCAGCACAACTGGCTGAAAGGCTCCACGCGGCAGGCAGGATTTCCAATCTTCAGGGCTTTCTGGAGCAAGTGCATTCACGGGAGCACCAGCTTGCCACCGGCCTTCCGGGAGGCATCGGACTACCGCATGCACGCAGCGAATTCGTGGACAGGATCTCCATTGCGGTTGGCGTGACCAAGTTTGGCCACGCCTTGGACTTCGGCGCCACCGACGGACCGGCCACCCTGGTGCTCCTTATCGCGACACCGGCCAGTTCCTTCTCCGACCACCTCGAGGTTCTTGCCACCCTGGCGCGTTCCCTTTCCAAGGAGTCGTTCCGGGAATCCCTGCGCCGGGCACACGATCCCGAGGTCATCTCCGAGCTCATCAACTCCAGCCTGGTGTTTTTCGACCACTAG
- a CDS encoding putative glycerol-3-phosphate dehydrogenase (identified by match to protein family HMM PF01266), whose amino-acid sequence MSNVAGGPQVNSPGALSPESRAASIEVLKATAQAGKELDILIVGGGVVGAGAALDAVTRGLTVGIVEARDWASGTSSRSSKLIHGGLRYLEMLDFGLVQEALQERGLLIQQIAPHLVRPVPFLYPLTRRIWERPYVGAGIMLYDTLGLTSGHSRGVPMHKHLFRRGTLRAAPSLKEDAFVGSIRYYDAQVDDARLVVNLVRTAAHYGAHAANRVRVVDFLREGERVVGAKVENQEDGSVFEIRAKQVVNATGVWTDETQAMVTDRGQLKVRASKGIHLVVPRDRFQSTVGLILRTEKSVLFVIPWGRHWIIGTTDTDWTLDKAHPAASSKDIDYVLEHVNKVLKRPLTREDVEGVYAGLRPLLAGDNDSTAKLSREHVVAHPVPGLVVVAGGKYTTYRVMAKDAVDEATRAMDERVPSSCTETIPLLGAEGFKAAWNRRGRSAEQAGVHVARVEHLLNRFGSMTPEVLDIIAGRPELGEPLPGADDYLAAEVVYATTHEGARHVDDVLTRRTRISIEAWDRGVSAAPVVAKLMGEILGWSETQRESEIKHYLARVEAERLSQQQPDDESADAARMGVDDIVPLR is encoded by the coding sequence ATGAGCAATGTCGCAGGCGGTCCGCAGGTGAATTCTCCGGGAGCACTGAGCCCGGAATCCCGTGCCGCATCGATCGAAGTCCTGAAAGCCACTGCCCAGGCGGGCAAAGAGCTCGACATCCTGATTGTCGGGGGAGGCGTAGTGGGAGCCGGCGCAGCCCTGGATGCCGTGACGCGTGGCCTCACAGTGGGCATCGTCGAGGCCCGGGACTGGGCATCGGGCACCTCGTCCCGATCGTCCAAGCTCATCCACGGTGGACTGCGGTACTTGGAGATGCTTGATTTTGGCCTCGTCCAGGAAGCACTACAAGAGCGGGGGCTGCTGATCCAACAGATCGCACCGCACCTGGTGCGCCCGGTCCCCTTCCTGTATCCGCTGACGCGCCGTATTTGGGAGCGTCCGTATGTGGGCGCAGGCATCATGCTCTACGACACCTTGGGTCTGACCTCCGGCCACAGCCGGGGCGTCCCCATGCATAAGCACCTGTTCCGACGAGGAACCCTGCGGGCAGCTCCTAGCCTCAAAGAAGATGCCTTCGTTGGGTCCATCCGTTACTACGATGCCCAGGTGGATGATGCCCGCCTGGTGGTCAACCTCGTAAGGACTGCGGCGCACTACGGTGCCCACGCAGCGAACCGTGTCCGCGTGGTGGATTTCCTCCGCGAAGGGGAACGCGTCGTCGGGGCAAAGGTTGAAAACCAGGAAGACGGCAGCGTCTTCGAAATCAGGGCCAAGCAAGTGGTCAACGCTACCGGCGTATGGACCGACGAAACGCAGGCAATGGTGACGGACCGTGGCCAGCTGAAGGTCCGCGCATCCAAAGGAATCCACCTGGTGGTGCCGCGGGACCGCTTCCAGTCCACGGTGGGATTGATTCTGCGCACCGAAAAGTCAGTGCTTTTTGTGATCCCCTGGGGCCGGCACTGGATCATCGGCACTACAGATACCGACTGGACGCTGGATAAGGCGCACCCGGCAGCTTCCAGCAAGGACATTGATTACGTGCTTGAGCATGTCAACAAGGTCCTCAAGCGTCCGCTGACCCGTGAGGACGTGGAAGGCGTGTACGCAGGCCTACGCCCGCTGCTGGCCGGTGACAACGACTCCACTGCCAAGCTGTCCCGCGAGCATGTTGTGGCGCACCCGGTGCCGGGACTCGTCGTCGTGGCCGGCGGGAAGTACACCACCTACCGCGTCATGGCCAAAGACGCCGTGGACGAGGCAACCCGGGCCATGGACGAGCGTGTTCCGTCCAGCTGCACTGAAACCATTCCGCTCCTGGGAGCCGAGGGATTCAAGGCGGCGTGGAACCGACGCGGGAGGTCGGCCGAACAGGCTGGCGTGCACGTTGCACGCGTGGAGCACCTGCTCAACCGCTTCGGATCCATGACACCGGAAGTCCTGGATATCATTGCCGGCCGGCCGGAACTGGGGGAGCCCCTTCCCGGAGCGGATGACTACTTGGCCGCAGAAGTCGTCTACGCAACCACCCACGAGGGCGCACGTCACGTTGACGACGTTCTGACCCGCCGCACCCGGATCTCCATCGAAGCATGGGACCGGGGTGTGTCTGCCGCGCCCGTAGTAGCTAAGCTGATGGGAGAAATCCTTGGCTGGAGCGAGACTCAGCGCGAGAGCGAAATCAAGCACTACCTGGCGCGTGTGGAAGCTGAACGACTCAGTCAGCAGCAACCCGATGACGAATCGGCTGATGCCGCGCGCATGGGAGTGGATGACATCGTTCCCCTGCGCTGA
- a CDS encoding hypothetical protein (identified by Glimmer2; putative) gives MSQQFPYPEQTPHHVPLDYWIASGPALMAPNSAPSVLRDMAWNRGQYLGLAVACLGAAGSMLGAALLVLLLAGNIGVVIAFACVGLLLVCIAAGLRSTLNKVPRIRPVLGSRAPGKFSSGLWFAAFLSLIFGIGLFPVVSPLLERGPGHVLGFIAAYALLLLATVSLFAAPAYFSQHAREHFRARIGADPELRRSLEAMSLTWRDPAGNRPFGPL, from the coding sequence ATGAGCCAGCAGTTCCCGTATCCAGAACAAACACCCCACCACGTCCCTTTGGACTATTGGATCGCCTCCGGTCCTGCCCTGATGGCGCCCAACTCTGCTCCGTCGGTCCTGAGGGACATGGCATGGAACAGGGGTCAGTACCTTGGGCTTGCCGTTGCCTGCCTCGGCGCTGCAGGCAGCATGCTGGGGGCCGCCCTCCTGGTGCTGCTGCTCGCAGGGAACATCGGCGTTGTTATCGCTTTCGCTTGCGTGGGCCTTCTACTGGTATGCATCGCCGCGGGACTTCGAAGCACGCTGAACAAGGTGCCCCGGATCCGTCCCGTGTTGGGCTCGCGGGCCCCCGGTAAGTTCTCCTCCGGCCTTTGGTTTGCAGCCTTCCTGTCGCTGATCTTTGGAATTGGGCTTTTCCCCGTTGTGAGTCCGTTGCTTGAAAGAGGGCCCGGCCACGTGCTTGGTTTCATTGCGGCTTATGCCCTCTTGCTGCTGGCGACCGTGAGCCTGTTCGCCGCGCCGGCGTATTTCTCCCAACACGCCCGGGAACACTTCCGGGCGAGGATCGGGGCCGACCCGGAGCTCCGGCGATCCCTTGAAGCGATGTCCCTGACGTGGCGCGATCCTGCGGGCAACAGGCCGTTCGGGCCACTCTGA